A window from Physeter macrocephalus isolate SW-GA chromosome 11, ASM283717v5, whole genome shotgun sequence encodes these proteins:
- the LOC102980530 gene encoding RNA polymerase-associated protein LEO1-like isoform X1 yields the protein MDLFGDIDDISSESDGDNQPPISGQPVTDGRGVPQDQQEEEPISETKIEVEIPSINSDLGNELYFVKLPKFLSIEPKPFDPQHYEDEFEDEAVLDEENRTRLKLKIENTIRWRIRQDKEGNKIKESNARIVKWSDGSLSLHLGSEVFDVYKAPIQGNHNHLFIREDTGLQGQAIFKSKLTFRPHATDYATHRKMTLPLASRCSRTQKIRILPMAGPDPECQRTEMIKKEERLRASTHQETIHLREKQNQRGPSAPYQGPSSGEEGEASKNHGRGESGEEVTLHHLRAVGAIVLWWALTVLLLFT from the exons ATGGATCTGTTTGGAGACATAGATGACATTTCTTCAGAGAGTGACGGTGACAATCAACCACCCATTTCAGGACAGCCTGTTACT GATGGACGTGGAGTGCCTCAGGACCAGCAGGAGGAAGAGCCAATTTCTGAAACCAAAATAGAAGTAGAAATTCCCAGCATCAACTCTGATTTAGGAAATGAATTGTACTTTGTTAAACTACCCAAATTTCTCAGCATAGAACCCAA gcCTTTTGATCCTCAGCATTATGAAGATGAATTTGAAGATGAGGCAGTGCTTGATGAAGAAAATAGAACCAGGTTAAAATTAAAG ATAGAAAATACTATACGATGGAGGATACGCCaggacaaagaaggaaataaaattaaagaaagcaaTGCTCGGATAGTCAAGTGGTCCGATGGAAG CCTGTCCCTGCATTTAGGCAGTGAGGTGTTTGATGTTTACAAGGCCCCGATACAGGGCAATCACAACCACCTGTTCATTAGGGAAGACACTGGTCTGCAGGGACAAGCCATCTTTAAGTCCAAACTCACCTTCAG ACCTCATGCTACAGACTATGCCACACATAGAAAGATGACCCTGCCACTTGCTAGTAGATGCTCGAGGACACAGAAGATTAGAATCTTACCAATGGCTGGTCCTGATCCTGAATGCCAGCGCACAGAGATGATTAAG aaagaagaacGTTTGAGGGCTTCTACTCACCAGGAGACCATCCATCTGCGGGAAAAGCAGAACCAGCGGGGACCGAGTGCCCCCTACCAGGGCCCCAGCAGTGGTGAGGAGGGTGAAGCCAGCAAGAACCATGGCCGAGGTGAGTCGGGAGAGGAGGTCACGCTTCACCATCTCAGGGCCGTGGGAGCGATTGTGCTCTGGTGGGCTCTTACTGTCTTGCTGTTATTCACTTAG
- the LOC102980530 gene encoding RNA polymerase-associated protein LEO1-like isoform X4, whose protein sequence is MDLFGDIDDISSESDGDNQPPISGQPVTDGRGVPQDQQEEEPISETKIEVEIPSINSDLGNELYFVKLPKFLSIEPKPFDPQHYEDEFEDEAVLDEENRTRLKLKIENTIRWRIRQDKEGNKIKESNARIVKWSDGRPHATDYATHRKMTLPLASRCSRTQKIRILPMAGPDPECQRTEMIKKEERLRASTHQETIHLREKQNQRGPSAPYQGPSSGEEGEASKNHGRGESGEEVTLHHLRAVGAIVLWWALTVLLLFT, encoded by the exons ATGGATCTGTTTGGAGACATAGATGACATTTCTTCAGAGAGTGACGGTGACAATCAACCACCCATTTCAGGACAGCCTGTTACT GATGGACGTGGAGTGCCTCAGGACCAGCAGGAGGAAGAGCCAATTTCTGAAACCAAAATAGAAGTAGAAATTCCCAGCATCAACTCTGATTTAGGAAATGAATTGTACTTTGTTAAACTACCCAAATTTCTCAGCATAGAACCCAA gcCTTTTGATCCTCAGCATTATGAAGATGAATTTGAAGATGAGGCAGTGCTTGATGAAGAAAATAGAACCAGGTTAAAATTAAAG ATAGAAAATACTATACGATGGAGGATACGCCaggacaaagaaggaaataaaattaaagaaagcaaTGCTCGGATAGTCAAGTGGTCCGATGGAAG ACCTCATGCTACAGACTATGCCACACATAGAAAGATGACCCTGCCACTTGCTAGTAGATGCTCGAGGACACAGAAGATTAGAATCTTACCAATGGCTGGTCCTGATCCTGAATGCCAGCGCACAGAGATGATTAAG aaagaagaacGTTTGAGGGCTTCTACTCACCAGGAGACCATCCATCTGCGGGAAAAGCAGAACCAGCGGGGACCGAGTGCCCCCTACCAGGGCCCCAGCAGTGGTGAGGAGGGTGAAGCCAGCAAGAACCATGGCCGAGGTGAGTCGGGAGAGGAGGTCACGCTTCACCATCTCAGGGCCGTGGGAGCGATTGTGCTCTGGTGGGCTCTTACTGTCTTGCTGTTATTCACTTAG
- the LOC102980530 gene encoding RNA polymerase-associated protein LEO1-like isoform X2: MDLFGDIDDISSESDGDNQPPISGQPVTDGRGVPQDQQEEEPISETKIEVEIPSINSDLGNELYFVKLPKFLSIEPKPFDPQHYEDEFEDEAVLDEENRTRLKLKIENTIRWRIRQDKEGNKIKESNARIVKWSDGSLSLHLGSEVFDVYKAPIQGNHNHLFIREDTGLQGQAIFKSKLTFRPHATDYATHRKMTLPLASRCSRTQKIRILPMAGPDPECQRTEMIKKEERLRASTHQETIHLREKQNQRGPSAPYQGPSSGEEGEASKNHGRGDMRLSPGPGRFPHAAEQLSSCATTTEPAL, from the exons ATGGATCTGTTTGGAGACATAGATGACATTTCTTCAGAGAGTGACGGTGACAATCAACCACCCATTTCAGGACAGCCTGTTACT GATGGACGTGGAGTGCCTCAGGACCAGCAGGAGGAAGAGCCAATTTCTGAAACCAAAATAGAAGTAGAAATTCCCAGCATCAACTCTGATTTAGGAAATGAATTGTACTTTGTTAAACTACCCAAATTTCTCAGCATAGAACCCAA gcCTTTTGATCCTCAGCATTATGAAGATGAATTTGAAGATGAGGCAGTGCTTGATGAAGAAAATAGAACCAGGTTAAAATTAAAG ATAGAAAATACTATACGATGGAGGATACGCCaggacaaagaaggaaataaaattaaagaaagcaaTGCTCGGATAGTCAAGTGGTCCGATGGAAG CCTGTCCCTGCATTTAGGCAGTGAGGTGTTTGATGTTTACAAGGCCCCGATACAGGGCAATCACAACCACCTGTTCATTAGGGAAGACACTGGTCTGCAGGGACAAGCCATCTTTAAGTCCAAACTCACCTTCAG ACCTCATGCTACAGACTATGCCACACATAGAAAGATGACCCTGCCACTTGCTAGTAGATGCTCGAGGACACAGAAGATTAGAATCTTACCAATGGCTGGTCCTGATCCTGAATGCCAGCGCACAGAGATGATTAAG aaagaagaacGTTTGAGGGCTTCTACTCACCAGGAGACCATCCATCTGCGGGAAAAGCAGAACCAGCGGGGACCGAGTGCCCCCTACCAGGGCCCCAGCAGTGGTGAGGAGGGTGAAGCCAGCAAGAACCATGGCCGAG gggacatgcgtttgagccctggtccgggaagattcccacatgctgcggagcagctaagctcgtgcgccacaactactgagcctgctctctag
- the LOC102980530 gene encoding RNA polymerase-associated protein LEO1-like isoform X3 has translation MDLFGDIDDISSESDGDNQPPISGQPVTDGRGVPQDQQEEEPISETKIEVEIPSINSDLGNELYFVKLPKFLSIEPKPFDPQHYEDEFEDEAVLDEENRTRLKLKIENTIRWRIRQDKEGNKIKESNARIVKWSDGSLSLHLGSEVFDVYKAPIQGNHNHLFIREDTGLQGQAIFKSKLTFRPHATDYATHRKMTLPLASRCSRTQKIRILPMAGPDPECQRTEMIKKEERLRASTHQETIHLREKQNQRGPSAPYQGPSSGEEGEASKNHGRGGEPSRKRKAGGEEEEDD, from the exons ATGGATCTGTTTGGAGACATAGATGACATTTCTTCAGAGAGTGACGGTGACAATCAACCACCCATTTCAGGACAGCCTGTTACT GATGGACGTGGAGTGCCTCAGGACCAGCAGGAGGAAGAGCCAATTTCTGAAACCAAAATAGAAGTAGAAATTCCCAGCATCAACTCTGATTTAGGAAATGAATTGTACTTTGTTAAACTACCCAAATTTCTCAGCATAGAACCCAA gcCTTTTGATCCTCAGCATTATGAAGATGAATTTGAAGATGAGGCAGTGCTTGATGAAGAAAATAGAACCAGGTTAAAATTAAAG ATAGAAAATACTATACGATGGAGGATACGCCaggacaaagaaggaaataaaattaaagaaagcaaTGCTCGGATAGTCAAGTGGTCCGATGGAAG CCTGTCCCTGCATTTAGGCAGTGAGGTGTTTGATGTTTACAAGGCCCCGATACAGGGCAATCACAACCACCTGTTCATTAGGGAAGACACTGGTCTGCAGGGACAAGCCATCTTTAAGTCCAAACTCACCTTCAG ACCTCATGCTACAGACTATGCCACACATAGAAAGATGACCCTGCCACTTGCTAGTAGATGCTCGAGGACACAGAAGATTAGAATCTTACCAATGGCTGGTCCTGATCCTGAATGCCAGCGCACAGAGATGATTAAG aaagaagaacGTTTGAGGGCTTCTACTCACCAGGAGACCATCCATCTGCGGGAAAAGCAGAACCAGCGGGGACCGAGTGCCCCCTACCAGGGCCCCAGCAGTGGTGAGGAGGGTGAAGCCAGCAAGAACCATGGCCGAG GAGGTGAACCctccagaaagaggaaagcaggCGGCGAAGAAGAAGAGGATGACTGA